The following proteins come from a genomic window of Corallococcus sp. NCRR:
- a CDS encoding Rieske 2Fe-2S domain-containing protein has translation MLPARQLRGQPVRVELAGHAYALFRDASGKAAALSDACPHRFAPLSKGTVTKEGQLQCPYHGWRFDARGHGTNPSQPELRHCEAKSFQVVERHGYLWLARADTPESAMPELAGGDYVFGGTFSTLFQAPLHVALDNFSEDEHTPFVHTRLGWSGSQAGHVEFEAHNHEDHTEVHYRAPQRPAPIMRLLAVGKRDLFRNDWVTRFDPVRSVYTVSWVQPSGAPRPFITQAHIFFVPETARTTRLHVFSFLRTTVPALRPLLPVAAKAALGLTWWEVRDDARFIPTVADTPYSHKGMRLDKYDKPLVHQRKLMERIYYAHESHEAHEPGGPALSPVRDATGT, from the coding sequence GTGCTCCCCGCCCGTCAGCTCCGCGGCCAGCCCGTCCGCGTGGAGCTGGCGGGCCACGCCTACGCGCTCTTCCGGGACGCCTCTGGAAAGGCCGCCGCGCTGTCGGACGCGTGTCCGCACCGCTTCGCGCCGCTGTCGAAGGGCACCGTGACGAAGGAGGGCCAGCTCCAGTGCCCGTACCATGGCTGGCGCTTCGACGCGCGAGGCCACGGCACCAACCCCAGCCAGCCGGAGCTGCGCCACTGCGAGGCGAAGAGCTTCCAGGTGGTGGAGCGACACGGCTACCTCTGGCTCGCGCGCGCGGACACGCCCGAGTCCGCGATGCCGGAGCTCGCGGGCGGGGACTACGTCTTCGGTGGGACGTTCTCCACGCTGTTCCAGGCGCCGCTGCACGTGGCGCTCGACAACTTCAGCGAGGACGAGCACACGCCCTTCGTGCACACCCGGCTGGGGTGGAGCGGCTCGCAGGCGGGCCACGTGGAGTTCGAGGCGCACAACCACGAGGACCACACGGAGGTGCACTACCGCGCCCCGCAGCGGCCCGCGCCCATCATGCGCCTGCTCGCGGTGGGCAAGAGGGACCTCTTCCGCAATGACTGGGTGACGCGCTTCGATCCGGTGCGCAGCGTCTACACCGTCAGCTGGGTCCAGCCCTCCGGAGCGCCGCGCCCCTTCATCACGCAGGCGCACATCTTCTTCGTGCCGGAGACGGCGCGCACCACGCGCCTGCACGTCTTCTCCTTCCTGCGCACGACGGTGCCCGCGCTGAGGCCCCTGCTCCCGGTGGCGGCGAAGGCCGCGCTGGGCCTCACCTGGTGGGAGGTGCGCGACGACGCGCGCTTCATCCCCACCGTGGCGGACACGCCCTACAGCCACAAGGGCATGCGGCTGGACAAGTACGACAAGCCGCTCGTGCACCAGCGCAAGCTCATGGAGCGCATCTACTACGCGCACGAATCGCACGAGGCGCATGAGCCTGGCGGGCCGGCGCTGTCCCCGGTCCGCGACGCCACCGGCACCTGA
- a CDS encoding ABC transporter ATP-binding protein — translation MSLLEVKGLRRDYGALRAVDDVSFSLEAGGILGFIGPNGAGKSTTLRILATLDVPTAGTVLLDGTSLVDAPDRARPLLGYMPDRYGTYDDVTVKEFLDFFARAYGLRGALRKQRVDSVMEFTGLGPLADKLTTELSKGMRQRVALGRTLLHDPRLLLLDEPADGLDPRARIELRELLRALADQGKAVIISSHILTELAEICDSCVIIEQGRLLAQGKVEDLLRQSAGPSRVMELTVRLAAQGDEAEALWSRTERTLLEQPRVKDVAREASALRVRLELEADAGPAQSEAAAAALLAALVSQGLPVCAFSPRERNLEDAFMTVTKGRVA, via the coding sequence ATGAGCCTGCTGGAGGTGAAGGGGCTGCGGCGCGACTACGGGGCGCTGCGCGCGGTGGACGACGTGTCGTTCTCGCTGGAGGCCGGCGGCATCCTGGGCTTCATCGGGCCCAACGGCGCGGGCAAGAGCACCACGCTGCGCATCCTGGCCACGCTGGACGTGCCCACCGCGGGCACGGTGCTGCTGGACGGCACGTCGCTGGTGGACGCGCCGGACCGGGCCCGGCCGCTCCTGGGCTACATGCCGGACCGCTACGGCACCTACGACGACGTCACCGTGAAGGAGTTCCTGGACTTCTTCGCGCGCGCGTACGGACTGCGGGGCGCGCTGCGCAAGCAGCGGGTGGACTCGGTGATGGAGTTCACCGGGCTGGGGCCGCTGGCGGACAAGCTCACCACGGAGCTGTCCAAGGGCATGCGTCAGCGCGTGGCCCTGGGGCGCACGCTGCTCCATGACCCGCGGCTGCTGCTCCTGGACGAGCCGGCGGATGGGTTGGATCCGCGCGCGCGCATCGAGCTGCGGGAGTTGCTGCGCGCGCTGGCGGACCAGGGCAAGGCGGTCATCATCTCCAGTCACATCCTCACGGAGCTGGCGGAGATCTGCGACAGCTGCGTCATCATCGAGCAGGGGCGCCTGCTGGCCCAGGGCAAGGTGGAGGACCTCTTGCGCCAGAGCGCGGGCCCGTCCCGCGTGATGGAGCTGACGGTGCGGCTGGCGGCGCAGGGCGACGAGGCGGAGGCGCTCTGGTCGCGCACGGAGCGCACGCTGCTGGAGCAGCCGCGCGTGAAGGACGTGGCTCGCGAGGCCAGCGCGCTGCGCGTGCGGCTGGAATTGGAGGCGGACGCGGGGCCGGCGCAGTCGGAAGCGGCCGCGGCGGCGCTGCTCGCGGCGCTGGTGTCGCAGGGGCTGCCGGTGTGCGCGTTCAGCCCGCGCGAACGCAACCTGGAGGACGCGTTCATGACGGTGACGAAGGGGAGGGTGGCGTGA
- a CDS encoding MotA/TolQ/ExbB proton channel family protein, with product MTSFFLLAQAAHPELGWLSSKLLGVTLGSAEWVLWLLVSLSILSIAVMLERAVYFSRHRLANSEALAVRLARGEFDAVAGEVKNQKGMEAAVIREALASASQGPDTVEQVIASTVARERPQYERGLSILGTLGNNAPFIGLFGTVLGIIKAFNDLGAMNAKGGAMQQTVMAGISEALVATAVGLAVAIPAVVAFNIFNRQLKTLTSRTTALGHALVGAMKARKPGAAGGN from the coding sequence ATGACGTCCTTCTTCCTCCTGGCCCAGGCGGCCCACCCCGAACTCGGATGGTTGAGCAGCAAGCTGCTCGGGGTGACGTTGGGCAGCGCCGAGTGGGTGCTCTGGCTGCTCGTGTCGCTGTCCATCCTCTCCATCGCGGTGATGCTGGAGCGCGCCGTCTACTTCTCGCGCCACCGGCTGGCCAACTCGGAGGCCCTGGCGGTGCGCCTGGCGCGCGGCGAGTTCGACGCCGTGGCCGGTGAGGTGAAGAACCAGAAGGGCATGGAGGCCGCCGTCATCCGCGAGGCCCTGGCCTCCGCGTCCCAGGGCCCCGACACCGTGGAGCAGGTCATCGCGTCCACCGTCGCCCGCGAGCGCCCCCAGTACGAGCGCGGCCTGTCCATCCTGGGCACGCTGGGCAACAACGCCCCGTTCATCGGCCTGTTCGGCACGGTGCTCGGCATCATCAAGGCCTTCAACGACCTGGGCGCCATGAACGCCAAGGGCGGCGCCATGCAGCAGACGGTGATGGCCGGCATCTCGGAGGCGCTCGTCGCCACCGCCGTGGGCCTCGCCGTCGCCATCCCCGCCGTGGTCGCCTTCAACATCTTCAACCGCCAGCTGAAGACGCTCACCAGCCGCACCACCGCCCTGGGCCACGCGCTCGTGGGCGCCATGAAGGCGCGCAAGCCGGGCGCCGCGGGAGGCAACTAG
- a CDS encoding energy transducer TonB, with amino-acid sequence MSQAVLDPSPLPQRDRSTRFLLVFVLVSLALHGVGFGLLSTLEGRRLPAIQKPVELVMVEVQKPPPPPPPEEKPEEPKPPPPPPPKVKVKPPPIKVAEAARPPPPTEAPPPPNDTPPPEPSAKPPPLVVGMTMSSTTSAGSFAAPVGNTAYGKANGPAKAPQDVKGYSAPKYVPVYQVDTEPSVASEVKIPYPDEARRAGIEGTVTLSITIDADGKVSNVRVISGPGYGLNEAARDAIRRFRFKPAIKGGEAVATEMKYSYTFLLD; translated from the coding sequence ATGAGCCAGGCGGTCCTCGACCCTTCTCCCCTGCCCCAGCGCGACCGCTCCACGCGGTTCCTGCTCGTGTTCGTCCTCGTGTCGCTCGCGCTGCACGGGGTGGGCTTCGGGCTTCTGTCCACCCTGGAGGGCCGCAGGCTTCCGGCCATCCAGAAGCCGGTGGAGCTGGTCATGGTGGAGGTGCAGAAGCCGCCGCCCCCGCCGCCGCCGGAAGAGAAGCCGGAGGAGCCCAAGCCGCCGCCTCCGCCGCCCCCGAAGGTCAAGGTGAAGCCGCCGCCCATCAAGGTCGCGGAAGCCGCCAGGCCCCCGCCGCCGACGGAGGCCCCGCCGCCGCCCAACGACACGCCGCCGCCGGAGCCGTCCGCCAAGCCGCCGCCGTTGGTGGTGGGCATGACCATGTCGTCCACCACCAGCGCGGGCTCCTTCGCCGCGCCCGTGGGCAACACCGCCTACGGCAAGGCCAACGGCCCCGCGAAGGCGCCCCAGGACGTGAAGGGCTACTCCGCGCCCAAGTACGTGCCCGTGTACCAGGTGGACACGGAGCCGTCGGTCGCGTCCGAGGTGAAGATTCCCTACCCGGACGAGGCGCGCCGCGCGGGCATCGAGGGCACCGTCACGCTGTCCATCACCATCGACGCGGACGGCAAGGTGAGCAACGTGAGGGTCATCTCCGGGCCCGGCTACGGCCTGAATGAGGCCGCGCGCGACGCCATCCGCCGCTTCCGCTTCAAGCCCGCCATCAAGGGCGGCGAAGCGGTGGCCACGGAGATGAAGTACTCGTACACCTTCCTGCTGGACTGA
- a CDS encoding ABC transporter permease, with protein sequence MSTQASPASGAAESAPSPGVPAAASDRWGKWGDRLNPLVVKEVRQGLRTRVFWVSFGLLLAACLVLSLIAFANTHDSTYTREGRSYFFSFFVCLALVHFGLIPFNAYRSLAREREDETWSLLLLTGLGPRRILRGKVASFLVQAVLYASAVEPFLLFSYFLNGIDLPTILMVLLLGGAWLVFLTLVSVCAATLADSRMGRAAVRLALVGVLVVTFFQALTFTFVVTNERGSGFSFDRNFFLGLGAAFWLLVSDGWLMFETAVSRLSLVTEDYTRHPRRALVVQVVLTFVGMTAVWWLLDRDDDIPEVMGILGGLHLIFATLFIATDVDGQSRPLRAGTRMWTLFRPGALRGFRLSVLLLVGWAVGCAVLLWLSPRATGNLRMAMSQGALALYGVLYLSVALLLGRMPRSGRFASPVSVRLLYVLVGILGAGVPPLLAVFLDLEGRDELLNLLNPVLGTANFGKHDFSGYLDAKMPPSLLLCVALVAFLAAFAADRVLAERERRVHQQ encoded by the coding sequence GTGAGCACGCAAGCGAGTCCCGCGTCGGGCGCGGCCGAGTCCGCCCCCTCGCCAGGTGTCCCGGCCGCGGCGTCCGACCGTTGGGGGAAGTGGGGTGACCGGCTCAACCCGCTGGTGGTGAAGGAGGTTCGGCAGGGGCTGCGCACGCGCGTCTTCTGGGTGAGCTTCGGTTTGTTGCTGGCGGCGTGTCTGGTGCTGTCGCTCATCGCGTTCGCGAACACGCACGACAGCACGTACACGCGCGAGGGGCGGTCGTACTTCTTCTCCTTCTTCGTGTGCCTGGCGCTGGTGCACTTCGGCCTCATCCCCTTCAACGCGTACCGGTCCCTGGCGCGCGAGCGCGAGGACGAGACGTGGTCGCTGCTCCTGCTCACGGGGCTGGGCCCCCGGCGCATCCTGCGCGGCAAGGTGGCGTCCTTCCTGGTGCAGGCGGTGCTGTACGCGTCGGCGGTGGAGCCGTTCCTGCTGTTCAGCTACTTCCTCAACGGCATCGACCTGCCCACCATCCTGATGGTGCTGCTGCTGGGCGGGGCGTGGCTGGTGTTCCTCACGCTCGTGTCGGTGTGCGCGGCGACGCTGGCGGACAGCCGGATGGGACGGGCCGCGGTGCGGCTCGCGCTGGTGGGCGTGCTGGTGGTGACGTTCTTCCAGGCGCTGACGTTCACCTTCGTGGTGACGAACGAGCGGGGCAGCGGGTTCTCGTTCGACCGGAACTTCTTCCTGGGGCTGGGCGCGGCGTTCTGGCTGCTGGTGTCGGACGGGTGGCTGATGTTCGAGACGGCGGTGTCGCGGCTGTCGCTCGTGACGGAGGACTACACGCGCCATCCCCGGCGGGCGTTGGTGGTGCAGGTGGTGCTGACGTTCGTGGGGATGACGGCGGTGTGGTGGCTCCTGGACCGGGATGACGACATCCCCGAGGTGATGGGCATCCTCGGAGGGCTGCACCTCATCTTCGCCACCCTCTTCATTGCGACGGACGTGGACGGGCAGTCGCGGCCGCTGCGCGCGGGCACCCGGATGTGGACGCTGTTCCGGCCCGGGGCGCTGCGCGGCTTCCGGCTGTCGGTGCTGCTGCTGGTGGGGTGGGCGGTGGGGTGCGCGGTGCTGTTGTGGCTGTCGCCTCGGGCGACGGGGAACCTGCGGATGGCGATGTCGCAGGGGGCGCTGGCGCTCTACGGGGTGCTGTACCTGTCAGTGGCGCTGCTGTTGGGGCGGATGCCGCGCTCGGGGCGGTTCGCGTCGCCGGTGTCGGTGCGGTTGCTCTACGTCCTGGTGGGAATCCTGGGGGCGGGCGTGCCGCCGCTGCTGGCGGTGTTCCTGGACCTGGAGGGGCGCGATGAGTTGCTCAACCTGCTCAACCCCGTGCTGGGGACGGCGAACTTCGGCAAGCATGACTTCAGCGGCTACCTCGATGCCAAGATGCCGCCGTCGCTGCTCCTGTGCGTGGCGCTGGTGGCGTTCCTGGCGGCGTTCGCCGCGGACCGGGTGCTCGCTGAGCGCGAGCGGCGGGTCCACCAGCAGTGA
- a CDS encoding ExbD/TolR family protein, producing the protein MAGGANDSDEEISGINVTPLVDVVLVLLIIFMVTANFIVRETVEVDLPRAANGGETVQGLVNVVLDKEGKLYFDGAEVTEADLSRRVTEAVAKDKDTRAIISADQTLAYGRVMRLIDVVKGQGIAKFALNIEKDAAPARAAPATP; encoded by the coding sequence ATGGCCGGCGGCGCGAACGACAGCGACGAGGAGATCAGCGGCATCAACGTCACCCCGCTGGTGGACGTGGTGCTGGTGCTGCTCATCATCTTCATGGTGACGGCCAACTTCATCGTCCGCGAGACGGTGGAGGTGGACCTGCCCCGCGCCGCCAACGGCGGTGAGACGGTGCAGGGCCTGGTGAACGTGGTCCTCGACAAGGAGGGCAAGCTCTACTTCGACGGCGCGGAGGTGACGGAGGCGGACCTGTCCCGCCGCGTGACGGAGGCCGTGGCCAAGGACAAGGACACGCGCGCCATCATCAGCGCGGACCAGACGCTCGCCTACGGCCGCGTGATGCGCCTCATCGACGTGGTGAAGGGCCAGGGCATCGCGAAGTTCGCCCTCAACATCGAGAAGGACGCCGCCCCCGCACGGGCCGCGCCCGCCACGCCCTGA
- a CDS encoding DUF547 domain-containing protein gives MAVLVALATGAGLYVRGALPAPVPPAAGPFGYSDYAQALNHVRPSGDLDFEGLKRDRAALERFVASLAAVSPHRQPELFPSPQDGMAYWINAYNALVLLQLVERYPNGVEASWFGRFYWGRAWPVGGERLTLYALEHHILLGEYADPRVNFALFRGTRGGPRLDGAPYQPEFLDAQLNDASRRYVGDARNVKLEDKTVRLAHLFEERKQDLLAALPEGRGGNVLQFVWAFLPDTCEERPGCDTRGDLDRACGPDLDRCHIEFIPEDTSLPDAASTAEQRP, from the coding sequence ATGGCCGTGCTGGTGGCGCTCGCCACGGGAGCGGGCCTGTACGTGCGCGGCGCACTGCCGGCGCCGGTGCCCCCAGCGGCCGGTCCCTTCGGCTACTCGGACTACGCGCAGGCGCTGAACCACGTGCGCCCCAGCGGGGACCTGGACTTCGAGGGCCTGAAGCGCGACCGCGCGGCGCTGGAGCGCTTCGTCGCGTCGCTCGCGGCGGTGTCGCCGCACCGGCAGCCGGAGCTCTTCCCGTCGCCCCAGGACGGGATGGCGTACTGGATCAACGCGTACAACGCGCTGGTGCTCCTGCAGTTGGTGGAGCGCTACCCGAACGGCGTGGAGGCGTCCTGGTTTGGCCGCTTCTACTGGGGCCGCGCGTGGCCGGTGGGCGGCGAGCGGCTGACGCTGTACGCCCTGGAGCATCACATCCTGCTGGGCGAGTACGCCGACCCGCGCGTGAACTTCGCCCTCTTCCGGGGGACGCGCGGGGGGCCCCGGCTGGACGGCGCGCCCTATCAGCCGGAGTTCCTGGACGCCCAGCTCAACGACGCCAGCCGCCGGTACGTGGGGGACGCGCGGAACGTGAAGCTGGAGGACAAGACCGTGCGCCTGGCGCACCTGTTCGAGGAGCGGAAGCAGGACCTCCTCGCCGCGCTGCCGGAGGGCCGGGGCGGCAACGTGCTCCAGTTCGTCTGGGCCTTCCTGCCGGACACCTGCGAGGAGCGCCCGGGCTGCGACACGCGCGGCGACCTGGACCGCGCCTGCGGCCCCGACCTGGACCGGTGCCACATCGAGTTCATCCCCGAGGACACCTCGCTGCCCGACGCCGCGAGCACCGCCGAGCAGCGGCCCTGA
- a CDS encoding aldo/keto reductase family protein yields MNFRFLGRSGLKVSEISFGNWLTHGSQVEEDAAVACVKAALDTGITTFDTADVYAGTKAEAVLGRALKGQRREGYELFTKVYWPTGPGQNDRGLSRKHIIESIHGSLRRLQTDYVDLYQAHRFDAETPLEETMLAFADIVRQGKALYIGVSEWTAEQISAGAKLARELRVPFISNQPQYSMLWRVIESKVIPTSDAEGLGQIVWSPMAKGVLSGKYLPGKPPPSDTRAANQQGAQFMTSFMTDDVLTRVQQLKPLAQEAGLSMAQLSIAWVLQNKSVSSAIIGATKPEQVLDNVKATGVKLDAELLRRIDSILGPVVERDPAQTTSPQRRP; encoded by the coding sequence ATGAACTTCCGATTCCTTGGTCGCAGCGGTCTGAAGGTCAGCGAAATCTCCTTTGGCAACTGGCTCACCCACGGCTCCCAGGTGGAGGAGGACGCCGCGGTCGCGTGCGTGAAGGCGGCGCTCGACACGGGCATCACCACCTTCGACACCGCCGACGTCTACGCCGGCACCAAGGCCGAAGCCGTGCTCGGCCGCGCCCTCAAGGGCCAGCGCCGCGAAGGCTACGAGCTGTTCACCAAGGTCTACTGGCCCACCGGTCCCGGCCAGAACGACCGCGGCCTGTCGCGCAAGCACATCATCGAGTCCATCCACGGCTCCCTGCGCCGCCTCCAGACGGACTACGTGGACCTCTACCAGGCCCACCGCTTCGACGCGGAGACGCCCCTCGAAGAGACCATGCTCGCGTTCGCGGACATCGTCCGCCAGGGCAAGGCGCTCTACATCGGCGTCTCCGAATGGACCGCCGAGCAGATCTCCGCCGGAGCGAAGTTGGCCCGCGAGCTGCGCGTGCCCTTCATCTCCAACCAGCCGCAGTACTCCATGCTCTGGCGGGTCATCGAGTCCAAGGTCATCCCCACCTCCGACGCCGAAGGCCTCGGCCAGATCGTCTGGTCCCCCATGGCCAAGGGCGTGCTCTCCGGCAAGTACCTCCCCGGCAAGCCCCCGCCGTCGGACACCCGCGCCGCCAACCAGCAGGGCGCGCAGTTCATGACCAGCTTCATGACCGACGACGTGCTCACCCGCGTCCAGCAGCTCAAGCCGCTGGCCCAGGAAGCCGGCCTGTCCATGGCGCAGCTCTCCATCGCGTGGGTGCTCCAGAACAAGAGCGTCTCCTCCGCGATCATCGGAGCGACGAAGCCGGAGCAGGTGCTCGACAACGTGAAGGCCACCGGCGTGAAGCTGGACGCGGAGCTGCTGCGCCGCATCGACTCCATCCTCGGCCCCGTCGTGGAGCGCGACCCCGCGCAGACCACCAGCCCCCAACGCAGGCCCTGA
- a CDS encoding MarR family winged helix-turn-helix transcriptional regulator, which yields MNGFSDGSSEQVTRRPAATSDLSEGGSGLPEQAWTLLFELLHTHMRNFPALAAEFDLSPVQAHVLRQLGEGALAMSTLAHYLSCDASNVTGLVDRLEARGLVERKSSDQDRRVKMLVLTEAGAELRGRLMARLTAPPPLIAAMPDEDLAALRDIMRRALKTQ from the coding sequence ATGAATGGCTTCAGCGACGGTTCCAGCGAGCAGGTGACGCGCCGCCCAGCGGCCACTTCCGACTTGTCGGAGGGCGGGAGTGGGTTGCCGGAGCAGGCGTGGACGCTCCTCTTCGAGCTCCTGCACACGCACATGCGCAACTTCCCCGCGCTGGCGGCGGAGTTCGACCTGTCCCCCGTGCAGGCGCACGTGTTGAGGCAGTTGGGCGAGGGAGCGCTCGCCATGAGCACGCTCGCCCACTACCTGTCGTGTGACGCGTCCAACGTGACGGGGCTGGTGGACCGGCTGGAGGCGCGCGGGCTGGTGGAGCGCAAGAGCAGCGACCAGGACCGCCGCGTGAAGATGCTGGTGCTGACGGAGGCAGGCGCGGAGCTGCGCGGCCGGCTGATGGCGCGGCTGACCGCGCCGCCGCCCCTCATCGCCGCGATGCCGGACGAGGACCTGGCCGCGCTGCGCGACATCATGCGCCGCGCGCTCAAGACGCAGTAG
- a CDS encoding AAA family ATPase, translating to MAAELLSPAEAQGAADVASRLKAGLNQVMLDQEMVVEQVVTAVLARGHVLMEGLPGLGKTELCKALARLLSLPFRRIQFTPDLLPGDITGTYVLEGESRRDFVFREGPLFASLVLADEINRSSPKTQSALLEAMQERSVTVLGQTRPLPDPFFVLATQNPIELEGTYPLPEAQLDRFLFRILVPPVGARTLRTLLTTRVRGAPPAQEPVLDAEGLSRLFAAVDRVHLPGPVADFIGRLVEASDPRQPSAPEPVRRFVRFGASPRAALALAAAGRARALLQGRPNVGFDDVVAAAPAALNHRLVLAYEASLEKVTAPDVVRELLKATPEVPRG from the coding sequence GTGGCAGCGGAGCTTCTGAGTCCCGCCGAAGCGCAGGGCGCGGCGGACGTGGCGTCCCGGCTCAAGGCCGGGCTCAACCAGGTGATGCTCGACCAGGAGATGGTCGTCGAGCAGGTCGTGACGGCGGTGCTCGCCCGGGGCCACGTGCTCATGGAGGGCCTGCCCGGCCTGGGCAAGACGGAGCTGTGCAAGGCCCTGGCGCGGCTCTTGTCGCTGCCCTTCCGCCGCATCCAGTTCACCCCCGACCTCTTGCCCGGCGACATCACCGGCACCTACGTGCTGGAGGGCGAATCGCGCCGCGACTTCGTCTTCCGCGAGGGGCCCCTCTTCGCGAGCCTCGTCCTCGCGGACGAGATCAACCGCTCCAGCCCCAAGACGCAGTCCGCGCTGCTGGAGGCCATGCAGGAGCGGTCCGTGACGGTGCTGGGCCAGACGCGGCCTTTGCCCGACCCCTTCTTCGTGCTCGCCACGCAGAACCCCATCGAGCTCGAGGGCACGTACCCGCTGCCCGAGGCGCAGCTGGACCGGTTCCTCTTCCGCATCCTCGTGCCGCCCGTGGGCGCCAGGACGCTGCGCACCCTGCTCACCACGCGCGTGCGCGGCGCGCCTCCCGCGCAGGAGCCGGTGCTGGACGCCGAAGGCCTGTCGCGCCTGTTCGCCGCCGTGGACCGCGTGCACCTGCCCGGCCCGGTGGCGGACTTCATCGGCCGGCTGGTGGAGGCGTCCGACCCGCGCCAGCCCTCCGCTCCGGAGCCCGTGCGCCGCTTCGTGCGCTTCGGCGCGAGCCCTCGCGCGGCGCTGGCCCTGGCCGCCGCGGGCCGTGCGCGCGCGCTGCTCCAGGGCCGGCCCAACGTGGGCTTCGATGACGTGGTGGCCGCCGCGCCCGCCGCCCTCAACCACCGCCTGGTGCTGGCCTACGAGGCGTCCCTGGAGAAGGTGACCGCGCCAGACGTCGTGCGCGAGCTGCTCAAGGCCACCCCCGAGGTGCCCCGTGGTTAG
- a CDS encoding TolC family protein, with product MSTFLALSLSATLAAAPVLTLDEALESARQQNLDLKIAQERFEQASLATRKAWSGYLPNISVGASITRNNVAAIIPAGPIAPVDITIQPLIQQGAQAEIRQAIIAPQLWAGIAASYKSVRLAELNTQTARRQVLFGVAQAYYGAAAQQEALRAQERLLELNQAREKDTQARFDAGTVTRVALLRAQLDRSRAEQDLVRAKNALAGLKLALGTLIQREPEFDLAPPPEPTVPAQASPDDLVNQAIQERSDVQAAEVGLKLSRINKTGVILSYLPTLGVTGAYRIANAAGFTGQNETWAITFGASWTLFDGGLREANLSEASSRVREATVTQALAQARVKEEVRRSKLDLENALANRSKAEEALELARESNRLTDVSFKAGVATYLEVADANTALTNAEVGFVSERLQASLAALRLLNSLGSFESGSVKRDAAALGAEPGAGAPKSQPAQPQPAQEQPAQPQPAPQQ from the coding sequence ATGAGTACCTTTCTGGCGCTGTCCCTGTCGGCCACCCTGGCCGCGGCGCCCGTACTGACGCTGGATGAGGCCCTGGAGTCCGCCCGCCAGCAGAACCTCGATTTGAAGATCGCCCAGGAGCGCTTCGAGCAGGCATCGCTCGCGACGCGCAAGGCCTGGTCGGGCTACCTGCCGAACATCAGCGTGGGCGCGTCCATCACGCGCAACAACGTGGCGGCCATCATCCCCGCGGGCCCCATCGCCCCGGTGGACATCACCATCCAGCCGCTCATCCAGCAGGGCGCGCAGGCGGAAATCCGGCAGGCCATCATCGCGCCGCAGCTGTGGGCGGGCATCGCGGCCTCCTACAAGTCCGTGCGGCTGGCGGAGCTGAACACGCAGACGGCGCGCCGGCAGGTGCTCTTCGGCGTGGCGCAGGCGTACTACGGCGCCGCGGCGCAGCAGGAAGCCCTGCGCGCGCAGGAGCGGCTCCTGGAGCTGAACCAGGCGCGGGAGAAGGACACCCAGGCCCGGTTCGACGCGGGCACGGTGACGCGCGTGGCGCTGCTTCGCGCCCAGTTGGACCGCTCGCGCGCGGAGCAGGACCTGGTGCGCGCGAAGAACGCGCTCGCGGGCCTGAAGCTGGCGCTGGGCACGCTCATCCAGCGCGAGCCGGAATTCGACCTGGCCCCGCCGCCGGAGCCGACGGTGCCCGCGCAGGCGTCGCCGGACGACCTGGTGAACCAGGCCATCCAGGAGCGCTCGGACGTGCAGGCCGCGGAAGTGGGCCTGAAGTTGAGCCGCATCAACAAGACGGGCGTCATCCTGAGCTACCTGCCCACGCTGGGCGTGACGGGCGCGTACCGCATCGCGAACGCGGCGGGCTTCACCGGCCAGAACGAGACCTGGGCCATCACCTTCGGCGCCAGCTGGACGCTGTTCGACGGCGGCCTGCGTGAGGCGAACCTCTCCGAGGCGTCGTCGCGCGTGCGCGAGGCTACCGTCACCCAGGCGCTGGCGCAGGCCCGGGTGAAGGAAGAGGTGCGGCGCTCCAAGCTGGACCTGGAGAACGCGCTGGCCAACCGCTCCAAGGCCGAGGAGGCCCTGGAGCTGGCGCGCGAGTCCAACCGCCTGACGGACGTGAGCTTCAAGGCGGGCGTCGCCACCTACCTGGAGGTCGCGGACGCCAACACCGCGCTCACCAACGCGGAGGTGGGCTTCGTGTCCGAGCGCCTCCAGGCGTCGCTCGCCGCGCTGCGCCTGCTCAACTCGCTGGGCTCCTTCGAGTCCGGTTCGGTGAAGAGGGACGCGGCCGCCCTGGGCGCGGAGCCCGGCGCGGGCGCGCCGAAGTCGCAGCCGGCCCAGCCGCAGCCCGCCCAGGAGCAGCCGGCCCAGCCGCAGCCCGCGCCCCAGCAGTAG